One window of Saccharopolyspora phatthalungensis genomic DNA carries:
- a CDS encoding helix-turn-helix transcriptional regulator — translation MVSSNVPTSNSMAAVAALTDELRRGMYEFIRRARRPVGRDEAAAAVGISRKLAAFHLDKLVDAGLLCARFEPVGGIRKVGRTPKVYEPTDAHIGVSIPPRRPDLLAEVLLDAVLTEGDQETAIEAALRTAREHGHRLGTEERIRSRPGRLGPERALTKTEDVLTGYGFEPDRETPTCVRLRNCPFHPLTAQSPELVCGLNRAFLQGFLAGLQARSVEAVLDPRVGECCVAVRSR, via the coding sequence ATGGTGTCCAGCAACGTGCCGACCAGCAACTCGATGGCGGCGGTGGCCGCGTTGACCGACGAACTGCGGCGCGGGATGTACGAGTTCATCCGGCGCGCCCGGCGCCCGGTCGGCCGGGATGAGGCCGCCGCGGCGGTCGGCATCTCCCGCAAGCTCGCCGCGTTCCACCTGGACAAGCTCGTCGACGCCGGACTGCTGTGCGCGCGGTTCGAACCGGTGGGCGGCATTCGCAAGGTCGGCCGCACGCCGAAGGTCTACGAACCCACCGACGCCCACATCGGGGTGAGCATCCCGCCCCGCCGCCCCGACCTGCTGGCCGAAGTACTGCTTGACGCCGTGCTCACCGAAGGCGACCAGGAGACCGCGATCGAGGCCGCGCTGCGCACCGCGCGAGAGCACGGGCACCGCCTCGGTACCGAGGAACGGATCCGCAGCCGCCCCGGCCGCCTCGGCCCCGAACGCGCGCTGACCAAGACCGAAGACGTGCTCACCGGCTACGGCTTCGAGCCCGACCGGGAGACGCCGACCTGCGTACGGCTGCGCAACTGCCCGTTCCACCCGTTGACCGCCCAATCACCGGAGCTGGTGTGCGGACTCAACCGGGCCTTCCTGCAAGGGTTCCTCGCGGGACTGCAGGCCCGCTCAGTCGAAGCGGTCCTTGACCCGCGTGTAGGCGAATGCTGCGTGGCCGTGCGCAGCAGATGA
- a CDS encoding DoxX family protein, with the protein MAQDSWDRLGGIALSAVRIVVSFMFILHGISALFGVLGAPYPAPLFAWPSWWAGLIQFVGGVLVLLGLFTRPAALVCSGAMAFAYFSVHQPKGLLPLQNGGVSAALYAWFFLLIAILGGGPYALDTLLRQIRQAPPRTRAHTGAQ; encoded by the coding sequence ATGGCTCAGGATTCCTGGGATCGGCTGGGCGGGATCGCACTGTCCGCGGTGCGGATCGTCGTGTCGTTCATGTTCATTCTGCATGGCATTTCGGCGCTTTTCGGGGTGCTGGGCGCCCCGTACCCCGCGCCCTTGTTCGCGTGGCCGTCCTGGTGGGCCGGACTGATCCAGTTCGTCGGCGGCGTCCTGGTCCTGCTTGGGCTGTTCACCAGGCCCGCTGCGCTGGTGTGCTCGGGCGCGATGGCGTTCGCGTACTTCAGCGTGCACCAGCCCAAAGGACTTCTACCCCTCCAGAACGGCGGGGTTTCGGCCGCGCTGTACGCCTGGTTCTTCTTGCTGATCGCGATACTGGGGGGCGGCCCGTACGCACTCGATACGCTGCTCCGACAAATCCGGCAGGCTCCACCGCGCACTCGGGCGCACACTGGCGCACAGTGA
- the folE gene encoding GTP cyclohydrolase I FolE, producing the protein MPAPALHVVHQPDGQIDLAAAEKAAGDLLRALGISTDSESLRGTPGRMARAYAELFSPRPFELTTFPNDEEYDELVLARAIPVRSVCEHHLLPFVGTAHVGYLPGERILGLSKLARVVEHFACRPQVQERLTKQVADWLCEQLQPKGVGVVIEAEHTCMTLRGVQATGSNTVTSTLLGTLRQDARSRQEFFALTGVNA; encoded by the coding sequence ATGCCCGCTCCCGCCCTGCACGTCGTCCACCAGCCCGACGGCCAGATCGACCTCGCCGCCGCCGAGAAAGCGGCGGGAGATCTGCTGCGGGCCTTGGGGATCTCCACCGATTCCGAGAGCCTGCGCGGTACGCCGGGGCGAATGGCCCGCGCCTACGCCGAACTGTTCTCACCGCGGCCGTTCGAGCTGACGACCTTCCCGAACGATGAGGAGTACGACGAGCTGGTCCTCGCGCGGGCGATCCCGGTTCGCTCGGTCTGCGAGCACCACCTGCTGCCCTTCGTCGGCACCGCGCACGTGGGGTACCTGCCCGGCGAGCGGATCCTCGGGCTGTCCAAGCTGGCCCGGGTCGTCGAGCACTTCGCCTGCCGCCCGCAGGTCCAGGAGCGGCTGACCAAGCAGGTCGCCGACTGGTTATGCGAACAGCTGCAGCCGAAGGGCGTCGGCGTCGTGATCGAAGCCGAGCACACCTGCATGACCCTGCGCGGTGTCCAGGCGACCGGCTCCAACACCGTGACCTCGACCCTGCTGGGCACCCTGCGGCAGGATGCGCGGTCCCGTCAGGAGTTCTTCGCCCTCACCGGCGTCAACGCCTAA